From a region of the Chrysemys picta bellii isolate R12L10 chromosome 7, ASM1138683v2, whole genome shotgun sequence genome:
- the RRP12 gene encoding LOW QUALITY PROTEIN: RRP12-like protein (The sequence of the model RefSeq protein was modified relative to this genomic sequence to represent the inferred CDS: inserted 1 base in 1 codon; deleted 1 base in 1 codon), protein MGKAGRLRSGAARKLQRWRKGHSSDSNPESRRHRLAARSRFFSRPAEKSDLTVDALKLHNELQSGSVRSEQAGQGAQLCMEEDDGAAVTEKSSRTFLSGLSDCTNLTFSKVQRFWESSSAAHREICAVLAAVTEVIRSQGGTESETEYFAALMTTLEAVESPESLAAVAYLLNLVLKRVPGPVLIKKFSDTSKVLMGIMASQAGSGPSSALRWVLSCLATLLRKQDLAAWSYPVTLQVYHGLLSFTVHAKPKVRKEAQHGVCSILKGSEFLFGDTAPTHHPAAQSTARFCVQEIEKSGGTKEATTTLHVLTXLRDLLPCLPLAVVKTCCETLLRVMTLSHVLVTACAMQAFHSLFSAQPGLACLSAELNAQIITALYDYMPSENDLQPLLAWLAVMEKAHSNLARLQRDLCWGHLPRLFTAAVSCLLSPHPQVLAAATQTLKALLSECVAPHMAELGPVSASASGPASHVCRMFRAVEEGLTYRFHAAWASVLQVLRAFFEVCGKQCHPFMRKCLQSLCDLRHSPHFPHTSELDRAVGAAVASMGPEVLLQAVALEIDGTEETLDFPRSWLLPVIRDHVQGTRLSFFTSYFLPLAATLKSRAAELAQAGKSLESKIYDTLQWQIWTMLPGFCTRPTDVAASFKGLARTLGTAISERADLRLTVCQALRTLISKGCETDAERAEVGRFAKNFLPILFNVYSQPGDAGGGAAHRRAVLDTIRTYLTITEQQMVCGFLEKASEKLTGPESTEFTRLSILDLIVAMAPYADEPSLGALYRTIQPSLQSKEHGVQKKAYRVLEEVCAAPRLPCQAFVRSHLDQLKRDLLGSLQSAASPAKRPRLKCLFHIVKQLTAEHEDFVVALVPEVILCTKEVSVGARKNAFLLLVEMGEAFLRFGPTPQGAMQRFLLLVYAGLTGSVTMISCTLLALTRLLFQFKDHMGLAVAEQLLQNVCLLLGSRTRDVVKAALGFLKVALLLVDTQLLAKHVQTMLEAVGRLTDDMRRHFRMKLRNLFTKFIRKFGFELVRGLLPAEYHKVLLNIRKAEARSRKQRALKQAVAASEEEVPAQPRGDSVEELLADSDSEQEEGERRGGREQRKQARQKSQAWLKEGEGDEPLNFLDPNVAQRVLATKPGDGRARGASHDFKVSADGRLIIREGPEDEDDEGAKGVDEEMADLMQEVGIRSKKAQKRRFREEAEDEEPEDGTQMHYKAGGSGIHRRLGTGPALGADYKAKTGRGDVKKKGRLDPYAYIPLNRAKLNRRKKAKMQGQFKGLMKGAQRGAQTGRKHRQKERHV, encoded by the exons ATGGGCAAGGCCGGCAGGCTCCGCTCCGGGGCCGCCCGCAAGCTCCAGCGCTGGCGGAAGGGGCACAGCAGCGACAGCAACCCCGAGAGCCGCCGCCACCGCCTGGCCGCCCGCAGCCGCTTCTTCAGCCGGCCCGCGG AGAAGAGTGACCTGACTGTGGATGCACTGAAGTTACACAATGAGCTACAGTCGGGGTCCGTGCGCTCGGAGCAGGCAGGCCAGGGCGCCCAGCTCTGCATGGAGGAGGACGACGGAGCTGCTGTCACCGAGAAGTCCTCGCGCACCTTCCTGAGCGGCTTGAGTGACTGCACCAACCTCACCTTCAGCAAAGTGCAGCGGTTCTGGGAGTCCAGCTCCGCCGCGCACAGAGAG ATCTGCGCGGTGCTGGCTGCGGTGACGGAGGTGATCCGCTCGCAGGGCGGCACGGAGAGCGAGACCGAGTACTTCGCTGCGCTG ATGACGACGCTGGAGGCCGTGGAGTCGCCGGAGTCGCTGGCTGCTGTCGCCTACCTGCTCAACCTGGTGCTGAAGCG GGTGCCAGGGCCCGTGCTCATAAAGAAGTTCTCGGACACCTCCAAAGTGTTGATGGGCATCATGGCCTCGCAGGCCGGCAGcggcccctcctctgccctgcgGTGG GTGCTCTCCTGCCTGGCCACGCTGCTGCGGAAGCAGGACCTGGCAGCCTGGAGCTACCCCGTCACGCTGCAGGTTTACCATGGCTTGCTCAGCTTCACGGTCCACGCCAAGCCCAAG GTGCGGAAGGAAGCCCAGCACGGCGTCTGCTCCATCCTGAAGGGCAGCGAGTTCCTGTTCGGGGACACGGCTCCCACGCACCACCCGGCTGCGCAGTCCACAGCCCGGTTCTGTGTGCAGGAGATCGAAAAGTCCGGAG GTACCAAGGAGGCCACCACCACCCTGCATGTCCTGA TGCTCCGGGACCTGCTGCCCTGCCTGCCGCTGGCCGTGGTGAAGACCTGCTGCGAGACCCTGCTCCGCGTCATGACCCTCAGCCATGTG CTGGTGACGGCG TGCGCCATGCAGGCCTTCCACAGCCTCTTCAGTGCCCAGCCTGGTCTGGCGTGCCTGTCTGCCGAGCTCAACGCCCAGATCATCACC gcCCTGTACGACTACATGCCCAGCGAGaacgacctgcagcccctgctggcctggcTGGCCGTCATGGAGAAGGCACACAGCAACCTGGCCAG GCTGCAGAGGGACCTGTGCTGGGGgcacctcccccgcctcttcACGGCTGCCGtgagctgcctcctctccccccacccacaggtGCTGGCGGCCGCAACGCAGACGCTCAAG GCTCTGCTGAGCGAGTGCGTTGCTCCCCACATGGCCGAGCTGGGGCCCgtttctgcctctgcctccggaCCCGCCTCCCACGTCTGCAGGATGTTCAG GGCGGTGGAGGAGGGCTTGACGTACCGATTCCACGCGGCGTGGGCCTCCGTGCTGCAGGTGCTGCGGGCCTTCTTCGAGGTGTGCGGGAAGCAGTGCCATCCCTTCATGAGGAAG TGTCTCCAGTCCCTGTGCGACCTGCGCCACTCCCCACACTTCCCCCACACCAGCGAGCTGGACCGGGCAGTGGGGGCTGCCGTGGCCAGCATGGGCCCCGAGGTGCTGCTGCAGGCTGTGGCCCTGGAGATAGACGGCACAGA ggagacgCTGGATTTCCCCCGTAGCTGGCTCCTGCCGGTGATCCGGGACCACGTCCAGGGCACGCGGCTCAGCTTCTTCACCAGCTATTTCCTGCCCCTGGCAGCCACCCTGAAAAGCAGAG CCGCGGAGCTGGCCCAGGCCGGGAAGAGTCTGGAGTCCAAGATTTATGACACGCTGCAGTGGCAG ATCTGGACCATGCTGCCTGGTTTCTGCACCAGGCCAACGGACGTGGCGGCCTCCTTCAAAGGGCTGGCGCGGACGCTGGGCACGGCCATCAGCGAGCGGGCAGACCTGCGGCTCACCGTCTGCCAGGCCCTGCGCACGCTCATCAGCAAGGGCTGCGAGACGG acGCCGAGCGAGCGGAGGTCGGCCGCTTCGCCAAGAACTTCCTGCCCATCCTGTTCAACGTGTACAGCCAGCCGGGGGACGCTGGGGGCGGCGCAGCCCATCGGCGCGCCGTGCTGGACACCATCCGCACGTACCTGACGATCACTGAGCAGCAG ATGGTGTGCGGGTTTCTGGAGAAAGCCAGCGAGAAACTGACCGGCCCCGAGAGCACGGAGTTCACCAG GCTCTCCATCCTGGACCTGATCGTGGCCATGGCACCCTACGCCGACGAGCCCTCCCTGGGCGCCCTCTACCGCACCATCCAGCCCTCCCTGCAG AGCAAGGAGCACGGGGTGCAGAAGAAGGCGTACCGCGTGCTGGAGGAGGTGTGCgcggccccccggctcccctgcCAGGCCTTTGTCCGCAGCCACCTGGACCAGCTGAAGAGAGAtctgctgggctccctgcagaGCGCTGCCTCCCCGGCCAAGAGG ccgcggCTGAAGTGCCTGTTCCACATTGTGAAGCAGCTGACTGCTGAACACGAGGACTTTGTGGTGGCCCTGGtcccagag GTGATTCTCTGCACCAAGGAGGTGTCGGTGGGCGCCCGGAAGAATGCCTTCCTGCTGCTGGTGGAGATGGGGGAGGCCTTCCTCCGCTTTGGCCCCACACCGCAAG GGGCCATGCAGCGGTTCCTGCTCCTGGTCTACGCGGGGCTGACGGGCTCGGTCACCATGATCAGCTGCACCTTGCTGGCGCTGACCCGCCTCCTCTTCCAGTTCAAAG ATCACATGGGGCTGGCGGTGGCGGAGCAGTTGCTGCAGAACGTCTGCCTGCTGCTGGGCTCGCGCACGCGGGACGTGGTCAAGGCAGCCCTGGGCTTCCTCAAGgtggcgctgctgctggtggacaCCCAGTTACTGGCCAAGCACGTCCAGACGATG CTGGAGGCCGTGGGGCGCCTGACGGACGACATGAGGCGTCACTTCCGCATGAAGCTGAGAAACCTCTTCACCAAGTTCATCCGGAAGTTCGG CTTCGAGCTGGTGCGGGGGCTGCTGCCCGCCGAGTACCACAAGGTGCTGCTGAACATCCGCAAGGCCGAGGCCCGGAGCCGCAAGCAGCGGGCCCTGAAGCAGGCGGTGGCCGCGAGCGAGGAGGAGGTGCCGGCGCAGCCCAGGGGAGACAG CGTGGAGGAGCTCCTGGCCGACTCCGACTCGGAGCAGGAGGAGGGCGAGAGGCGTGGCGGGAGAGAGCAGAGGAAGCAGGCGCGGCAGAAGAGCCAAGCCTGGCTGAAGGAGGGCGAAGGGGACGAGCCCCTCAACTTCCTGGACCCCAACGTGGCCCAGAGGGTGCTGG CTACGAAGCCGGGCGacggcagggccaggggagcgAGCCATGACTTCAAGGTGTCGGCGGACGGGCGCCTGATTATCCGCGAGGGCCCCGAGGACGAGGACGACGAGGGAGCCAAAG GAGTGGATGAGGAGATGGCCGACCTGATGCAGGAAGTGGGGATCCGGAGT AAGAAGGCTCAGAAGCGCCGGTTCCGGGAGGAGGCGGAGGACGAGGAGCCGGAGGATGGGACTCAGATGCACTACAAAG ctGGAGGCTCCGGCATTCACCGGCGGCTGGGCACAGGGCCGGCACTTGGGGCTGACTACAAGGCCAAG ACAGGCCGAGGTGACGTGAAGAAGAAAGGCCGGCTGGACCCCTACGCCTACATCCCGCTGAACAGAGCCAAGCTCAACCGAAG gaagAAGGCGAAGATGCAGGGACAGTTCAAGGGGCTGATGAAGGGGGCCCAGCGGGGTGCGCAGACCGGCCGCAAGCACCGCCAGAAGGAGCGTCACGTGTGA